The window ATGTTGCCGTGCTTCTTGGGCGGCAGCGTCTCGCGTTTGGTGCGGAGCATCCGCAGCGCGCGGGTCACTTGGGCGCGGGTCTGTGACGGCTGGATGACCGCGTCCACGTAACCGCGTTCGGCCGCGATGTACGGGTTCGCGAGCGTGTCCTCGTACTCCTGGATGAGCTCGGTGCGGCGCTGCGCGGGGTCCTCGGCGGCGGCGAGCTCGCCCCGGTAGAGGATGTTGACCGCACCCTGCGCACCCATCACCGCGATCTGCGCGGTCGGCCAGGCGAAGTTCACGTCGGCCCCGATGTGCTTGGACCCCATCACGTCGTAGGCCCCGCCGTACGCCTTGCGGGTGATGACGGTGACCTTGGGTACGGTCGCCTCCGCGTACGCGTAGATGAGTTTCGCCCCGCGCCTGATGATGCCGTCCCATTCCTGGCCGGTGCCAGGTAGGAAGCCGGGTACGTCCACGAAGGTCAGCACCGGGATGTTGAACGCGTCACAGGTGCGCACGAATCGGGCGGCCTTCTCCGAGGCGGCGATGTCGAGCGTCCCGGCCAGGCTCATCGGCTGGTTGGCCACGACGCCGACCGGTCGGCCCTCGACCCGGCCGAAGCCGACCACGATGTTCTGCGCGTAGAGCGGCTGGACCTCGAGGAACTCGTCGACGACGGTCTCCACGACCTTCTTGATGTCGTACGGCTGGTTCGGCGAATCCGGGATCAGGGTGTCGAGTTCCAGGTCCGCCTCGAGTGAAGCGGCCGAGTCGAACACGACCGGCTCGTCCAGGTTGTTGCTCGGCAGGTAGGAGAGCAGCGCGCGAACGTACTCGATCG of the Actinoplanes sichuanensis genome contains:
- a CDS encoding acyl-CoA carboxylase subunit beta, which encodes MTTEPDIHTTAGKLAELARRTDEAVHAGSARAIEKQHARGKKTARERIELLLDKDSFVELDELARHRSTAFGLEKNRPYGDGVVTGHGTIDGRQVCVFSQDFTVFGGSLGEVFGEKIVKVLDLAMKIGCPIIGINDSGGARIQEGVVALGLYADIFFRNVRASGVIPQISLIMGPCAGGAVYSPAITDFTVMVDQTSHMFITGPDVIKTVTGEEVGMEELGGARTHNTRSGNAHYLASDEEDAIEYVRALLSYLPSNNLDEPVVFDSAASLEADLELDTLIPDSPNQPYDIKKVVETVVDEFLEVQPLYAQNIVVGFGRVEGRPVGVVANQPMSLAGTLDIAASEKAARFVRTCDAFNIPVLTFVDVPGFLPGTGQEWDGIIRRGAKLIYAYAEATVPKVTVITRKAYGGAYDVMGSKHIGADVNFAWPTAQIAVMGAQGAVNILYRGELAAAEDPAQRRTELIQEYEDTLANPYIAAERGYVDAVIQPSQTRAQVTRALRMLRTKRETLPPKKHGNIPL